The genomic segment TCGGAGAAGCGCCGCCGCCGCACCTGCGTGCGCACCCGCGCGATCAGCTCGTTGCGGTCGACCGGGCGCAGCAGGTAGTCGTTGACGCCGAATTCGAGGCCGCGGGTGATGCGCGTTTTCTCGTGCATCTCGCCGAGCATGATCAGCGCCATGCTGCGGGTCCGCTCCAGCGAGCGGAGCTGGCTGCACAGGCGCAGCCCGTCGAAGCCTTCGAGATCGAGGCTCACCAGGGCGAGGTCGAAGCCTTCCTCGGGCGCTCGCACCAGGGCGCGGTGCGGGTCGGTCTCCACGGTGACCTGATGGTGCTGGGAGAGCGCGGTGCTGATGCGGTCGATGGCGCTCGCCCGGTCCTCCACAAGGAGAATGCGCGCACCCTCGCCGGTATCGGCGGCGGCAAGAACCAGGGGGTCGGGGCCGCCGATCTCGCGCGTCTCCAGGGCGCGCGAGCGCAGTTCGTCCGTCACGGCCTTCAGCCGCACGAGGCTGCGCACCCGCGTCATCAGCGCGGTGTCGTCGATGGGCTTGGTCAGGAAGTCGTCGGCGCCCGCATCCAGGCCCCGCAGCCGGTCGGCGGGCTGATCGAGGGCGGTGACGATCACCACCGGCAGATGGGCGGTGGCGGGATTGGCCTTGAGCCGGCGGCAGACCTCGAAGCCGTCCATGCCCGGCATCATCACGTCGAGGAGAACGACGTCGCATTCGCCCTTCTCGCAAATGGCCAGGGCGTCTGGCCCATTCATCGCCACGACCACGTCGAAATACTCGAGAGACAGTTTTGTCTCGAGCAGCCGGACGTTGGGGTAGAGATCATCCACGATCAGGACGCGAGCGGACATCGTTCCTCCGAGGCGCGGCCTTCACGACCGCGACGGCATTCAGTCCGAAGAGGTCTCAAGGAGCGCCGTCATCACCAATGTAACGACGGACCGTTGCCAAAAACTTCGCAACCGAGATCGGTTTGGACAAATATGCCTCGCATCCGCCTTCACGAATGCGTTCCTCGTCGCCTTTCATTGCAAAAGCGGTGATAGCGATCACAGGAATGTTACGAAGGTCGTCGTCGTCCTTGAGCCACTTTGTCACCTCCAGGCCCGAGACTTCGGGGAGCTGGATGTCCATCAGAATCAAGTCTGGGTGGTGCGCGCGCGCGAGTTCAATCGCCTCGATACCGTTGGCGGTCTTGAGGGTCGCGTAGCCGTGCGCCTCCAGCAGATCGTTGAAGAGCTTCATGTTCAGCTCGTTGTCTTCAACGATAAGAACGGTTTTCTTCATGACCTGCTCCGGCGCGGTCGCGATGGCGTTCCAACCCGTGGCCCGGCCCTCTTACTCTCTTAAACTGCTACTCGTTGATGAAACGCAAACTTGATCATAGTGATGGCCCGAGCGAGCGTCTCGCGGTCGAGGTGCTCGGATGGCTCGCCGCCGACGAGGACCGGCTGTTCCGGTTCATCGTCGCCAGCGGCCTAGAGCCCGGAACGCTGCGCGAGAGCATGCACGATCATGGCTTTCTTGGTGCCGTGCTCGACCACGTCATGAGCGACGAACCGTCGCTCCTCGCCTGCGCCGAGGCGCTGGAGGTGAAACCGGAGCGGATCGCCTCCGCCTGGCAGCGCCTGCAGCCGCCGCCTTTCGATGAGGGCGGCTGAGGCGTTCTGGTCCACGCTATCGCGCCAGCTCCCGCAGCCCGAGCCGGATCAGGGTCTTGGCCTCCACAGTGCCGGCCTCCTCGCCGAGGCCCTTCAGTGCGGCGGCGATGGCGGCTGAGGCCTGAATCTGGGCATAGCCGAGATTGACCAGGGCCGAGATCGCGTCCGCGACCGGTTGCGGCGCGGTCCTGTCCTCGACGGCGCCGGTCAGGGCGATGAGCGCCGGGTCGATGGGAGCGAAGGCGGGTGCCTTGTCCTTCAACTCCGCGACGAGGCGGGCCGCGAGGCGCGGGCCGACGCCGGGGGCGCGGGCGACGGCGCCCTTGTCGCCGGTGGCGATAGCGGTGGCGAGCTGTGCCGGCTCCAGCACCGAGAGCACGCCGAGCGCCACGCGGGTGCCGACCCCCTGCACCGTCTGGAGCAGGCGGAACCACTCCCGCTCGGCATCGACGCGGAAGCCGTAGAGGCG from the Methylorubrum extorquens genome contains:
- a CDS encoding putative response regulator receiver (Evidence 3 : Putative function from multiple computational evidences; Product type r : regulator), whose translation is MKKTVLIVEDNELNMKLFNDLLEAHGYATLKTANGIEAIELARAHHPDLILMDIQLPEVSGLEVTKWLKDDDDLRNIPVIAITAFAMKGDEERIREGGCEAYLSKPISVAKFLATVRRYIGDDGAP
- the ruvA gene encoding Holliday junction ATP-dependent DNA helicase ruvA (Evidence 2b : Function from indirect experimental evidences (e.g. phenotypes); PubMedId : 10772859, 10851230, 1885548, 284231, 9973614; Product type e : enzyme), which translates into the protein MIGKLKGIVDSYGEDFVILDVNGVGYVVHCSARTLQRLPKPGEATDLAIETHVREDMIRLYGFRVDAEREWFRLLQTVQGVGTRVALGVLSVLEPAQLATAIATGDKGAVARAPGVGPRLAARLVAELKDKAPAFAPIDPALIALTGAVEDRTAPQPVADAISALVNLGYAQIQASAAIAAALKGLGEEAGTVEAKTLIRLGLRELAR
- a CDS encoding conserved protein of unknown function (Evidence 4 : Unknown function but conserved in other organisms), which translates into the protein MKRKLDHSDGPSERLAVEVLGWLAADEDRLFRFIVASGLEPGTLRESMHDHGFLGAVLDHVMSDEPSLLACAEALEVKPERIASAWQRLQPPPFDEGG
- a CDS encoding response regulator (CheY-like); diguanylate cyclase (GGDEF) and response regulator receiver domains (Evidence 3 : Putative function from multiple computational evidences; Product type r : regulator), which encodes MSARVLIVDDLYPNVRLLETKLSLEYFDVVVAMNGPDALAICEKGECDVVLLDVMMPGMDGFEVCRRLKANPATAHLPVVIVTALDQPADRLRGLDAGADDFLTKPIDDTALMTRVRSLVRLKAVTDELRSRALETREIGGPDPLVLAAADTGEGARILLVEDRASAIDRISTALSQHHQVTVETDPHRALVRAPEEGFDLALVSLDLEGFDGLRLCSQLRSLERTRSMALIMLGEMHEKTRITRGLEFGVNDYLLRPVDRNELIARVRTQVRRRRFSETLRGALHASMELAITDDLTGLHNRRYLDRHLGPVFGEAALQEKGLACLLLDIDRFKLINDTYGHEAGDEVLRAFAERIRQYVRPMDILARYGGEEIVMVVPGAELPDARAIAERIRHRIEATPFAIDGGTRDIGVTVSVGVSVRRATDTGPADLLKRADTALYRAKSFGRNRVEAAAA